The DNA sequence CAGGCGAAACACCTCTTTGCGGATTTCTTTCTGCAGACGCCGCGCATGCTGACCGACAAGGCCCGGTATCTGCACATGGGCCGGGTCCAGCACGCGGGGTTGCACGCAGGTCTGTCGCTGTTGGCGCTTTTGCTGGTCGGGACCGCGCCCGCGCTGGCCGTGGCAATCTGCGTGGCTGAGTGGATCGCGCATTTTCACATCGACTGGATCAAGGGATGGCACGGCGAAAGGTCCGGCAAGGGGCCGGATCAGGCCGGGTACTGGCGGGCCTTCGGTGTGGATCAGTTCCTGCATCAACTGACCTATGTGGCCATGCTGTGGGCTGTTG is a window from the Sulfitobacter sp. THAF37 genome containing:
- a CDS encoding DUF3307 domain-containing protein codes for the protein MNTELQLVLLLMTLLQAKHLFADFFLQTPRMLTDKARYLHMGRVQHAGLHAGLSLLALLLVGTAPALAVAICVAEWIAHFHIDWIKGWHGERSGKGPDQAGYWRAFGVDQFLHQLTYVAMLWAVAVWA